Proteins encoded by one window of Lactobacillus sp. ESL0684:
- a CDS encoding pseudouridine synthase, which translates to MVLQRLQKVIAEAGIASRRKAEKMIVAGRVTVDGEPVTKLGTKVDTFSNIAVDGEPIERESLHTYLFYKPRGVVSTANDDKGRKTVVDYFKNVPYRLYPIGRLDYDTSGLLLMTNDGELANLLMHPRNNVAKVYVAKITGHLLPEEIAQLTHGVKFDQHKSAPAKVKIIRSDKKKNMQIVQLTIHEGHYHQVKRMFKAVNHQVDKLSREKYAFLTLDSLVSGKYRELSHAEVDRLKHVD; encoded by the coding sequence ATGGTTTTACAACGTTTACAAAAGGTAATTGCTGAAGCGGGAATTGCTTCAAGACGAAAAGCGGAGAAAATGATTGTCGCAGGCCGAGTGACTGTTGATGGTGAGCCAGTTACTAAGCTAGGAACTAAAGTTGATACTTTTAGTAATATTGCTGTTGATGGGGAACCGATTGAGCGCGAAAGTTTGCACACATATCTTTTTTATAAACCGCGCGGTGTCGTGTCTACCGCTAATGATGATAAAGGTAGAAAAACGGTAGTAGATTATTTTAAAAACGTTCCTTATCGTTTATATCCAATTGGTAGACTAGATTACGACACTTCAGGATTATTGTTAATGACTAATGATGGTGAATTAGCTAACTTATTGATGCATCCGCGTAACAATGTTGCTAAAGTTTATGTTGCTAAAATTACTGGTCATTTGTTGCCAGAAGAGATTGCGCAGTTGACTCATGGTGTAAAATTTGATCAACACAAAAGCGCGCCAGCTAAGGTTAAAATTATCCGCAGCGATAAAAAGAAGAATATGCAAATTGTGCAATTAACGATTCATGAGGGACATTATCACCAAGTTAAACGGATGTTTAAGGCAGTTAATCATCAAGTAGATAAACTTTCGCGCGAGAAGTACGCTTTTTTGACTTTAGATTCATTGGTTTCTGGTAAATATCGTGAATTATCACATGCTGAAGTTGACAGATTAAAGCATGTAGATTAG
- the scpB gene encoding SMC-Scp complex subunit ScpB, whose amino-acid sequence MTSKLAELEALLYLAGDNGIASDNLGELLQIEQPALRELTSKLAANLQQDQDSGLQLLQLNHQYKLTTRPEVSKIVTNYFQKDLTKSLSQSALEILSIVAYKQPITRIEIDEIRGVNSSGALQTLIWRDLIKTDGKKEAPGHPNLYVTSDYFLQYFGYQSLADLPLIEDFEDDSIDAEGQMDLFAAKGQMDQKLAETKKQGE is encoded by the coding sequence ATGACGAGTAAATTGGCAGAATTAGAAGCATTACTATACCTTGCAGGTGATAATGGCATAGCTAGTGATAATTTAGGTGAATTATTGCAAATAGAACAACCAGCATTACGTGAATTAACTAGTAAGTTAGCAGCCAATTTGCAGCAAGATCAAGACTCAGGACTACAGTTATTGCAGCTTAATCATCAGTATAAGTTAACAACTAGACCCGAAGTAAGTAAGATTGTGACAAATTATTTTCAAAAAGATCTTACTAAGTCGCTCAGTCAATCTGCTTTAGAAATTTTATCGATTGTCGCTTACAAGCAGCCAATCACGCGGATTGAGATTGATGAAATCCGGGGTGTTAATTCATCAGGTGCTTTGCAAACATTAATTTGGCGTGATTTAATTAAGACTGATGGCAAAAAGGAAGCACCTGGTCATCCAAATTTGTATGTAACTAGTGATTACTTTTTACAATATTTTGGCTACCAAAGTTTAGCTGATTTACCATTAATTGAAGATTTTGAAGATGATAGCATTGATGCTGAAGGACAAATGGATTTATTTGCTGCTAAAGGACAAATGGATCAGAAATTAGCTGAGACTAAAAAACAAGGAGAATAG
- a CDS encoding ECF transporter S component, protein MKRKNSSSLANIIAYVLIGTIAFVVMQLAFPLPIASFLKFDFSDVVITIGTFLFGAGPGIFIAIIRMAIHLIYKGIALPSIVGQLASLFATLSFALPFYFVTKNISKEEQNMGKRHLKPLVGIILGIIAMTIVLATLNALVLTPMYAVTSIPNPPAISSYSGLLSFTEKVYLGQLLHLPSMSTYIFGIIVPFNLLKGSINGIAVYLLFETVLRNLKPFVQKRFNLK, encoded by the coding sequence TTGAAAAGAAAAAATTCAAGCAGTTTAGCTAATATTATTGCTTATGTTTTGATTGGGACAATTGCTTTTGTAGTGATGCAGTTGGCGTTTCCGCTGCCGATTGCTAGTTTTTTAAAGTTTGATTTCTCTGACGTTGTTATTACCATTGGAACCTTCTTATTTGGTGCGGGCCCAGGTATCTTTATTGCAATAATTAGAATGGCAATTCATTTGATTTATAAGGGAATTGCCCTGCCAAGTATTGTTGGTCAGTTAGCCTCATTATTTGCCACATTATCATTTGCTTTACCGTTTTATTTTGTCACTAAAAACATTTCTAAAGAAGAACAAAATATGGGGAAACGACATCTGAAACCACTTGTTGGGATTATTTTGGGTATCATCGCCATGACTATTGTTCTGGCAACTCTGAATGCGCTAGTTTTAACACCAATGTATGCAGTTACATCAATTCCTAATCCGCCAGCTATTAGTAGTTATTCAGGATTACTAAGTTTTACGGAAAAAGTATATTTAGGTCAATTACTTCATCTTCCATCAATGAGTACTTATATTTTTGGCATTATTGTTCCATTTAATTTGTTAAAAGGTTCAATCAACGGAATTGCAGTTTATTTGTTATTTGAAACAGTCTTACGTAATTTAAAACCATTTGTGCAAAAGCGTTTTAACCTAAAATAA
- the cmk gene encoding (d)CMP kinase: MQIAIDGPASAGKSTVAKIIAQKLGFIYIDTGAMYRACTLIARKHQLDYGDEAAILTALDHEKIELRAENSVQKVYVSGQDVSQEIRTPEISANVSQVSALAGVRTKMVALQRQLAGKTDVIMDGRDIGTTVLPNAEVKIFLVASAKSRAQRRMLDFKQRGIKTERTVAEIEQDISMRDYKDSHRAISPLKKAQDAIEIDTTRMTIDQVVTEILSKIKKFKKN, translated from the coding sequence ATGCAGATAGCAATTGATGGCCCAGCTTCAGCTGGCAAAAGTACGGTCGCAAAAATTATTGCGCAAAAATTAGGTTTTATTTATATTGATACTGGAGCAATGTATCGCGCCTGCACGCTGATTGCGAGAAAGCATCAGCTTGATTATGGTGATGAAGCAGCAATTTTAACTGCTCTTGACCATGAAAAAATTGAATTAAGAGCAGAAAATAGCGTGCAGAAGGTCTATGTAAGTGGTCAAGATGTCTCGCAAGAAATTAGAACGCCTGAAATTTCGGCTAATGTCTCACAAGTATCTGCTTTAGCTGGAGTTCGAACTAAAATGGTAGCTTTGCAAAGACAATTAGCTGGCAAAACCGATGTAATCATGGATGGTCGCGATATTGGTACCACTGTTTTACCTAATGCTGAAGTTAAAATATTTTTAGTAGCATCAGCCAAATCGCGTGCTCAAAGAAGAATGCTTGACTTTAAACAGCGAGGCATCAAGACCGAACGAACAGTTGCTGAAATTGAACAAGATATTTCAATGAGAGATTATAAGGATTCACATCGGGCTATTTCACCATTAAAAAAAGCCCAGGATGCAATTGAAATCGATACAACTAGGATGACAATTGACCAAGTTGTCACTGAAATTTTGTCCAAAATAAAAAAAT
- a CDS encoding LysM peptidoglycan-binding domain-containing protein, which translates to MKQTQDKPYKYYQRPTDKRVDAQHSSAKGWLAMLAILLIICAALVPIVHQLATNSKPAEQAVELRTSKHKSSRTKKSTATTAKRATKKLKVDKTENQQPKTKTVTTPKQYVVKSGETLTSIADKFNTTVGKLAELNNLSIDAQVDEGQNLTLR; encoded by the coding sequence ATGAAGCAGACACAAGATAAACCATATAAATACTATCAACGACCAACTGATAAGCGTGTTGATGCGCAGCATTCAAGCGCAAAAGGCTGGTTAGCAATGCTGGCAATTTTGTTAATTATCTGTGCTGCTCTTGTGCCTATTGTTCATCAATTGGCTACTAACTCTAAACCGGCAGAACAGGCTGTTGAGCTGCGAACTTCTAAGCATAAAAGCTCTAGGACTAAAAAATCAACAGCAACTACTGCTAAAAGAGCAACTAAGAAGCTTAAAGTTGATAAAACTGAGAATCAACAGCCTAAAACTAAGACAGTGACTACTCCTAAACAATACGTGGTGAAGAGTGGTGAAACTTTAACTAGTATTGCGGATAAGTTTAATACAACTGTTGGTAAATTGGCTGAGCTCAATAACTTAAGCATTGATGCGCAAGTTGATGAGGGACAAAATTTGACGTTAAGGTAA
- a CDS encoding segregation/condensation protein A, whose product MSDNLTLELPNFEGPLDLLLHLINRQKIDIYDIPIAKITSQYLAYLQEMKQLNLQIAGEYFVMSSTLLRIKSQSLLPQNDFVNEDEPVEDPRDELVQQLVQYSVFKKISVYFKQRNESVPVVVAKEESVPQTKSVQPLPLGQITSSQLANTFSVVWQRLKLRQPDIASVNVEQTPITAMIELLESNLVKYQKVSFFWCSKQLHSLSDVIGLFLAMLELCKNQKVKVSQTRTFGDLELERIDANDE is encoded by the coding sequence ATGAGTGATAACTTAACTTTAGAATTACCAAATTTTGAAGGGCCACTTGACTTGCTGCTTCATTTAATTAATCGTCAAAAGATTGATATTTATGATATCCCCATTGCCAAAATAACGAGTCAATATCTTGCATATCTACAAGAAATGAAGCAGTTAAATTTGCAAATTGCTGGAGAATATTTTGTAATGTCCTCGACTCTATTGAGAATCAAATCCCAGTCTTTATTGCCTCAAAATGATTTTGTTAATGAAGATGAGCCAGTCGAAGATCCACGTGACGAGTTAGTCCAGCAATTGGTCCAATATTCAGTTTTTAAAAAAATATCAGTTTATTTTAAGCAGCGTAATGAGTCAGTACCTGTTGTGGTTGCTAAAGAAGAGAGTGTACCGCAGACCAAAAGTGTGCAACCATTGCCTTTGGGACAGATTACTTCATCCCAACTTGCTAATACCTTTAGTGTTGTTTGGCAAAGATTAAAATTGCGGCAGCCAGATATCGCCTCAGTTAACGTAGAACAGACGCCAATTACTGCTATGATAGAGCTGTTAGAAAGTAACCTTGTCAAATATCAGAAAGTTAGCTTTTTTTGGTGTAGTAAACAATTGCATAGCTTATCTGATGTGATTGGCTTATTTTTAGCTATGCTAGAATTATGTAAAAACCAAAAAGTAAAAGTGAGTCAGACGCGCACGTTTGGTGATCTTGAATTAGAAAGAATTGATGCGAATGACGAGTAA
- a CDS encoding reductase has product MLIECKNDQEKVAMGLLSYLSDFKNLANLKDEINLNKTSTEFQLYLFRYESANFIGVLGTQFDQNFVIVRYISFAPDFRLEKYQAQAIRELAANNPTKKITAVPEYAYLTKYLKTNNNYE; this is encoded by the coding sequence ATGCTGATTGAATGTAAGAATGATCAAGAAAAGGTAGCCATGGGATTGTTATCTTATTTATCTGATTTCAAAAACTTGGCCAATTTAAAAGATGAAATAAATTTAAACAAAACTAGTACTGAATTTCAGTTGTATTTGTTCCGTTATGAAAGTGCTAATTTTATTGGAGTGCTTGGTACACAATTTGATCAAAATTTTGTTATTGTTCGTTATATTTCGTTTGCCCCTGATTTTCGTCTAGAAAAATATCAAGCACAAGCAATTCGTGAGTTGGCAGCAAATAATCCAACGAAGAAAATAACTGCAGTACCAGAGTATGCGTATCTAACTAAATATCTAAAAACAAATAATAACTATGAGTGA